From the Winogradskyella forsetii genome, the window TAATGCTATTGCTATCAATGTGTCAGGTGTTGGTGAGTATGAATATTCTTTAGATGGTATAAATTATCAGCCCGAAAGTTTATTTGCTAATTTGGAAGCTGGAGATTATACTGTTTTTGTAAGAGATATTAATGGTTGTGGCGTTACAACAGAAACTATTTCACTGCTCAATTACAGAAGATTTTTTACACCTAATGGAGACGATGTTAATGAATATTGGCAAATTTCAGGGTCTCAATTTGAACCCGATTTACTAGTGTATATTTTTAATCGGTACGGAAAGTTGTTGACTAGTTTTTATGGTGACCAAATAGGTTGGGACGGTCGTTATAATGGCGAACTAATGCCTACAAGTGATTATTGGTTTGTGGTAAAACGAAATAATGGAAAAACTTATACAGGGCATTTTACTCTAAAGCGATAGTAGTTTGCTTAAAGTCAGAAAAACAAATGATAATTTATAGTCTAATTTTTTAGGGTAAAATGAGATTTGAATACTTTGTTTTCTTCATAGTAAACTATAAACCAATAATCGCTTGTTGGTAGTTTACGTGAATTTAAAGTACCATCCCATTGCTCTGTATTCTTTAGTTTCGTAATTAGCTTTCCATAGCGGTTAAAGATTTCAATGGTTATAGGTTGCTGCGTTTCAATTCCCCAAAAATCATTTTTGCCATCATCGTTAGGTGTGAAAAATTTGGGATATTGCCATAGCGATATTAATTCTGAAATTTCATAACAAGCATTACTATCCTTTATCTTAACGAGGACTTCATTAGCATTTAAGGACACATATTCTGGGCTGTTTTGAAAAGGTAATCCATTAAAACTGTAAACATAAGAGCCACTACCTCCTGTAGTTTCTATCATCAAACTTTGGTTTGCATTAAAATCTTCTCCGACTTCATAGGTAATTGAAAGCGGTTCTAATACTGTAACTGAAAAATTGAATTCTTGCGTACAACCTTCAGTATATGGTGTCGCAATTGCAGTGTACTCGCCAGGATTAATTACCGCTAGTTCTGATAAGGTATTAGGTAGAGGTTGATTGTCTAAAAACCATTCAAATGAAAAATCATTAGTAATTAAATCTGTATTTAGAGTAGTGGGTAGGTAAATACTACCATTTTCCGATTTGCAAATATATAAATCTATAGCACTTGTTATTTTAGGTTGAATCTCTATGTTAAGTGTCAGTGGAGCAGAGCACTCACTAGAGCTTGGAGTGAACGTATAGGACGCACTGGTTTGGTTATTAATATTACTAGGTGACCAACTACCAGAAATTCCATTGTTGGAAGTACTTGGTAAATTAGGAACGGGTTCTCCTTCACAAAACGTAGTTTGAAATGAAAACATGGGTATGTCATTTGCGAGCACCGTAAGCTGTAATATTAATAGTAACGCGCATTGATCAGAATCTGGAGTGAACACATAGGTGCCATTAGATTGGTTATTTATACTATTTGGAGACCAAGAACCGGATATACCATTATCTGAAACTAGGGGTAAGCTAGGAGGAGTTTCACCTTGGCAAATTGAAATAGGTATTGAAAATGAAGGATCAATATTAGGCAAAATAGTAATGTCCACAGAAACTGGCAATGCACAGTCACCTGCATCAGGTGTAAAAAAATAAGTGTCACTAACTTGATTATTTATAGAAACTGAAGACCAACTACCAGAAATTCCATTGTCGGAAGTACTTGGTAAATTAGGAACGGATTCTCCTTCGCAAAAGGTGGTTTGAAATGAAAACATGGGTAAGTCATTGGCGAGAACCGTAAGCTGTAATGTTAATAGTAACGCGCATTGATCAGAATCTGGAGTGAACACATAGGTGCCATTAGATTGATTATTTATACTATTTGGAGACCAAGAACCAGATATACCATTATCTGAAACTAGGGGTAAGCTAGGAGGAGTTTCACCTTGGCAAATTGAAATAGGTATTGAAAATGAAGGATTAATATTAGGCAAAATAGTAATGTCCACAGAAACTGGCAATGCACAGTCACCTGAATCAGGTGTAAAAAAATAAGTATCGCTAACTTGATTATTTATAGAAACTGAAGACCAACTGCCAGAAATTCCATTATCGGAAGTACTTGGTAAATTAGGAACGGATTCTCCTTCACAAAACGTAGTTTGAAATGAAAATATAGGTGAGTTATTTGGTAAGACTGTAACCTCTAACGTTAAGGGTAATGCGCATTGATCAGAATCTGGAGTGAACACATAGATGCCATTAGATTGGTTGTCAATATTATTTGGTGACCAATTTCCAGATATATTATTATCAGATATTACAGGTAGATTAGGAACAGATGAATTTTCGCAATACGTATTTGGAATTGTAAATATTGGTATAATATCACTATCATTTTGCAACGTTATAGTCAGCGAGTCTTCATTGTTATTCTCATTGCTTTCAGAAAAATTAGAGGTATCTGGACCATTATTATCTACTATAACGGTCAATGTAAATACGTCAGGTATGCTTATAGGAATGTCCAAAGTGGTTTGTAAATTTAAAACTCCGTCAATGGCAATAGGAGTTAAGGTATTTACCGTTTGTATTAGTGTGTTGTTGGCATAAAATGATACTGGCACATTTGCCGGTAACATGGCATTGCTATTTACATTTTGAATTGTATAATCAACTAATAAATTTCTATCATTACAAATCTCTTGTCCAGAAACTTGGATGAGTTGAGCTGTGGCATCAGGTAATTCTGATTGAATAGAAGTGACAAGGGTTTGCATGAAATGAAGCCAGTTTGCATTTACTGAAAAACTCGCTTCCGTATCTCCAACGGCAATAAAAGATGAAATATCGAAAGTGTCAATATCTTGATTCCAATTAGAGGTGCTACCTGTAAATCCATTGGTACTATTAAAAGAATCGTTTGCAGGGTTTAAATCATTACTTAATATATTTCCGTTAAAAAATACCGAGTCTTCAAATGGGGTAGTAGGGTAACCATTAAGTGTAACATAGGTAAGTTCTGCATTTTGAGTATCAATAACATTTAAGTTATCTATAATGATAGGGTCTATGCCAATACTAAAAAAAGCGTTAATCATAAAAATACCATCATAGATATTTAATTGCACATTCGGTAAAGTCATTTGTTCATAAATCACAACAATGTGCCATCCACCATTATAAATACGAGACCCACAGTAAGGCGTGATAATTGAATTTAAATCAAGATCTGAAAATAAATAGTCCCCATTCGCTGTCGTTTGTACTTGTGTTGTAACATCAGTAAAGGAATTAAAATAAGAGAGTTCAACAACGTCAACTGAATTACCAACCCAAGTTTCACTAGCTTGGTAATTTATACCATTTAATTTTACTATAGGATTTGTAGTACCATCTCCAATGCCTCCCCAATAAAGATAGGCTGCAACAATATTTTGATCAGGTGATAAAGTTAATGTTGCACTCGATTGTGTAAGCATTTGGCAAGGAGGTGCAGGATTTTGTCTATTGTTAAATTCGTTAAGCGTGTTTCCTACAATAGTGTAGCCATATTTGCCATTAAATTGGGTTCGTAATGTTAGCGGAGTGTCAGCTTGCCCTAATAATAAATTACTAAAAACGAAGAGTATTAATAATGTCAATAGTTGTCTCATTCGGTATTTAATAGGTGACTCTTAAAGATAGGACAATAAGTGATATGCTCAAAGCTTTAAAGCTAATACATCATGTGCAGACTACAATTAATAATAGATTAATAGGAAAAGCTACCAAGTACTAATCAGGGCTTTTAAAATTGTTTATTGAAATGGCTCTGATATTTAAAACTTTGTTTGTCTTATAATGAGAGGCGTTATCAATTCTATAGTAAGCAGACTTAAATATTTTTAAAACCTACTGTTAATTCTAATTCAGTGCAGATTTATAAGTTTCCAAACAGCGTTCTCGTGCTTCCTTATGGTCAACCATTTTTTCTGGATAAGCATCAGTTCCATATTCTGAAACCCATTTTTTGATGTATTTTTTGTCTTTATCGAATTTATCAATCTGTGTTGTGGGATTAAAAATCCTAAAATAAGGCGCTGCATCGACACCACAACCGGCAACCCATTGCCAATTGCCAACATTACTCGACATTTCATAATCATGAAGTTTTTCTGCAAAGTAAGCTTCTCCCCATCTCCAGTCTATCAAGAGATGTTTACATAGAAAACTACCCACAAGCATGCGCACTCTGTTGTGCATAAATCCAGATTCATTGAGTTGACGCATTCCAGCATCTACTAAAGGATAACCGGTTTTGCCCTCGCACCATTTTTTAAATTCGTCTTCATTGTTTCGCCATTCAATTCTGTCATATTTTGATTTAAAGGCTTTATCTGGAGTCTCTGGAAAGTGCCAAAGGATAGCCATAAAAAATTCGCGCCAAATCAATTCTTGCCAAAAAATCTCGTTCTTTTCAGCTATGGCTTTTTTCATCATTTTCCGAACACTGACCGTTCCAAAGCGCAGATGTGGTCCTAATCTCGACGTTGTATCTTTAGCCGGGAAATTTCGGGTGTCTTCATAATTTTGAATCAAAGTTGGTGTCACTTCGTAAGGTGCGA encodes:
- a CDS encoding cryptochrome/photolyase family protein; amino-acid sequence: MTKKINIFWFRRDLRLDDNLGFVEALKGDFPVMPIFIFDTEILESLPKDDARVTFIHETLQTMRQTLQDEHDSSIAIFQGKPETVYQQLIKDYDIETVFTNHDYEPYAKERDNQIKSLLQKNNIQFKTFKDQVIFEKSEVVKKDGDPYLVYTPYMRTWKENFKNVDLEIFYTNSYLDNLIEHSRLSNLSLSDIGFVKSRQEIAPYEVTPTLIQNYEDTRNFPAKDTTSRLGPHLRFGTVSVRKMMKKAIAEKNEIFWQELIWREFFMAILWHFPETPDKAFKSKYDRIEWRNNEDEFKKWCEGKTGYPLVDAGMRQLNESGFMHNRVRMLVGSFLCKHLLIDWRWGEAYFAEKLHDYEMSSNVGNWQWVAGCGVDAAPYFRIFNPTTQIDKFDKDKKYIKKWVSEYGTDAYPEKMVDHKEARERCLETYKSALN
- a CDS encoding T9SS type B sorting domain-containing protein gives rise to the protein MRQLLTLLILFVFSNLLLGQADTPLTLRTQFNGKYGYTIVGNTLNEFNNRQNPAPPCQMLTQSSATLTLSPDQNIVAAYLYWGGIGDGTTNPIVKLNGINYQASETWVGNSVDVVELSYFNSFTDVTTQVQTTANGDYLFSDLDLNSIITPYCGSRIYNGGWHIVVIYEQMTLPNVQLNIYDGIFMINAFFSIGIDPIIIDNLNVIDTQNAELTYVTLNGYPTTPFEDSVFFNGNILSNDLNPANDSFNSTNGFTGSTSNWNQDIDTFDISSFIAVGDTEASFSVNANWLHFMQTLVTSIQSELPDATAQLIQVSGQEICNDRNLLVDYTIQNVNSNAMLPANVPVSFYANNTLIQTVNTLTPIAIDGVLNLQTTLDIPISIPDVFTLTVIVDNNGPDTSNFSESNENNNEDSLTITLQNDSDIIPIFTIPNTYCENSSVPNLPVISDNNISGNWSPNNIDNQSNGIYVFTPDSDQCALPLTLEVTVLPNNSPIFSFQTTFCEGESVPNLPSTSDNGISGSWSSVSINNQVSDTYFFTPDSGDCALPVSVDITILPNINPSFSIPISICQGETPPSLPLVSDNGISGSWSPNSINNQSNGTYVFTPDSDQCALLLTLQLTVLANDLPMFSFQTTFCEGESVPNLPSTSDNGISGSWSSVSINNQVSDTYFFTPDAGDCALPVSVDITILPNIDPSFSIPISICQGETPPSLPLVSDNGISGSWSPNSINNQSNGTYVFTPDSDQCALLLILQLTVLANDIPMFSFQTTFCEGEPVPNLPSTSNNGISGSWSPSNINNQTSASYTFTPSSSECSAPLTLNIEIQPKITSAIDLYICKSENGSIYLPTTLNTDLITNDFSFEWFLDNQPLPNTLSELAVINPGEYTAIATPYTEGCTQEFNFSVTVLEPLSITYEVGEDFNANQSLMIETTGGSGSYVYSFNGLPFQNSPEYVSLNANEVLVKIKDSNACYEISELISLWQYPKFFTPNDDGKNDFWGIETQQPITIEIFNRYGKLITKLKNTEQWDGTLNSRKLPTSDYWFIVYYEENKVFKSHFTLKN